In Porphyromonas cangingivalis, a genomic segment contains:
- a CDS encoding helix-hairpin-helix domain-containing protein: MTKEQAIKELTVIPGIGKSLATDLWNIGISSIDDLKDKDPEVLFALSNDYAGVVQDRCVLYAFRCAVYFAQTPPENREKEKLNWWFWKD, encoded by the coding sequence ATGACCAAAGAGCAGGCCATTAAGGAACTAACGGTAATTCCCGGGATAGGAAAATCGCTTGCAACCGACTTGTGGAATATCGGAATATCCTCCATTGACGACTTGAAAGACAAAGACCCTGAAGTACTCTTTGCTTTGTCCAACGACTATGCCGGAGTGGTGCAAGACCGTTGCGTATTGTATGCTTTCAGATGTGCCGTTTACTTCGCACAAACACCGCCGGAGAATCGGGAAAAGGAAAAGTTGAACTGGTGGTTTTGGAAGGACTAA
- a CDS encoding potassium channel family protein: protein MEEHCKHKFGFLNTAVLVLSIYVLCALIIDTTFKLPEETSRLLNYIDIAICIFFFFDFCVRLSHAKDKWKFMRWGWIDLISSIPMIDFLRFGRVFRLIRLLRILRAFRTTKEFVTYIFQNKSQGAFTSATILAILLIIFSSIAILQVETDPESNIKTAEDAIWWAYVTITTVGYGDKFPVTTEGRIIAMFLMTAGVGLFGTFTAYIASIFVSDNNKEGNK from the coding sequence ATGGAGGAGCATTGCAAACATAAATTCGGGTTCTTGAACACGGCAGTCCTTGTGCTGTCGATCTACGTCCTTTGCGCACTGATCATCGACACGACATTCAAGCTGCCTGAGGAGACATCGAGGCTGCTGAACTACATCGACATCGCTATCTGTATCTTCTTCTTTTTCGACTTTTGCGTCAGATTATCTCACGCAAAGGACAAGTGGAAATTTATGCGCTGGGGATGGATCGACTTGATTTCGAGCATACCGATGATAGACTTCTTGAGGTTCGGCAGGGTATTCAGACTCATCCGACTGCTAAGGATATTGAGAGCTTTCAGGACAACGAAAGAGTTTGTGACCTACATCTTCCAAAACAAGTCCCAAGGGGCGTTCACCTCCGCAACGATCCTCGCCATCCTGCTCATCATCTTCTCGTCGATCGCCATCCTCCAAGTAGAGACCGATCCCGAGAGTAACATCAAGACGGCCGAAGATGCCATCTGGTGGGCTTACGTGACGATCACCACGGTGGGCTATGGAGACAAGTTCCCCGTGACAACAGAGGGGCGCATCATCGCAATGTTCCTGATGACTGCCGGAGTCGGACTCTTCGGCACATTCACTGCCTACATCGCTTCGATATTTGTGTCGGACAATAACAAGGAGGGGAACAAATAA
- a CDS encoding VOC family protein, translating to MRQKFTLITLGVTDFQKALAFYEGLGWKKSEQSQEAYALFPLGGIVLGLYPLQELEKDTTLSHQQTSFSGMTISYNAISEEEVDTVMQEAEQLGATIVKPAQKVFWGGYSGYFRDLDGYVFEVAYNPFWQIDNEGNLVI from the coding sequence ATGAGACAGAAATTCACTTTAATCACATTGGGAGTAACAGACTTTCAAAAGGCATTAGCTTTCTATGAGGGCTTGGGATGGAAGAAGTCGGAACAGAGTCAGGAAGCCTATGCCCTATTCCCTCTCGGTGGAATAGTTTTGGGACTGTATCCACTGCAGGAATTGGAAAAGGATACTACATTAAGTCATCAGCAGACATCCTTTTCGGGCATGACAATCAGCTATAATGCCATATCAGAGGAAGAAGTCGATACCGTGATGCAGGAAGCCGAACAGCTCGGGGCAACTATCGTGAAACCGGCACAGAAAGTATTTTGGGGCGGTTACAGCGGCTATTTCAGGGATTTGGACGGCTATGTGTTCGAGGTAGCCTACAATCCTTTTTGGCAGATTGACAACGAGGGAAACCTTGTTATATAG